In Ostrea edulis chromosome 10, xbOstEdul1.1, whole genome shotgun sequence, one genomic interval encodes:
- the LOC125665642 gene encoding electroneutral sodium bicarbonate exchanger 1-like: MDESDRNNSANGQFVGVRMPHRRDRPRVVENGVNNDDAGKYNPSEWVQNLINNVKSEGHKAHGVFSEMDVLKEYNGFIEWREAARWVKYEEVVEEGGKRWSKPHVASLSMQTIFNLRKALKDSPVIMDYDCHTLSQVIDKFTDEWVDTNQLDPRYRPHIRDVALKGHKHRHVKRARNLRRGSTATRPLADIADESSMDNSSAQLPTSASFASINSDGLGSSNSNNELHDHDMGMGMVESPSQASLSHNWKPNTSFLRKIPKDSHVANIMVGEVEDLPNRVMGFMRLKEPRLLQNDLSEVNIPTRFVFFCLGKRGEEEELVEFGRCMGTMMVDEIFREVAYKARDRDDLLAGLDEFMEQVIVLPPGEWDPKIRLEPPGKVQSQEHRRQSVVPGSPGSPSLPVKKAEEAEEESHIDPSLVRSKIPFKGLVDDIKRKVPFYLSDYKDALHVQCLGSFVYVFLGTLTPNVTFGGLLGQATDQYMGVMECIFAAAVTGILFALFGGQPLNILGSTGPMLVLEAIIYNLCKDNDWDFMPMRFWVGMWTVGFILLIVIFNLSALVKYITRFTEESFATLIAVIFIVEAFKKVIEIGSDSPVNFHPNDPLPSCECIPRDCNTTGLTTAAAVATTGLSTALPSTTPEIVNYTCADLTNMTINWASLSNETCMMFGGHMAGHGCEVEYVADVFFFSILLFIGTFALTLSLVDFKRTTLFPTVIRQRIGDFGVLIAIIIMVLIDFLVGINTPKLIVPDEFKPTRRAQWIVNPFSDRNPWWLYLAAGVPALLSTILIFLDQQITAVIVNRKENKLKKGVGYHLDMFVVAICVGIHSLLGLPWYVAATVSALAHINSLKKESECTAPGDKPSFLGVREQRVTALGIGVLSGCAVLITSVLKYIPMPVLYGVFFYMGFSALRGMQLVDRLFLFIQPVKYQPDLPYVRHVPLWRIHIFTIVQIVCLVILWVVKTIKVISIGFPMMVLATGVVRKVIECFFTQKELRWLDDLLPGAGKKKETDKGVESKVPYKSFYSSTSTNGSTLDVQEKDDTIKPKFFVSDECDASIMHRKNTGTGNTRL; encoded by the exons ATGGATGAAAGCGACAGAAATAATTCAG CCAATGGTCAGTTTGTGGGAGTGCGCATGCCTCACAGGAGAGATCGACCACGTGTTGTAGAAAACG GAGTCAACAACGATGATGCGGGGAAATACAATCCGTCGGAATGGGTTCAGAATCTTATCAATAACGTCAAATCTGAAGGTCACAAGGCTCATGGCGTGTTTAGCGAGATGGACGTTCTTAAGGAGTACAACGGCTTCATTGAATGGCGGGAAGCAGCGAG aTGGGTGAAATACGAAGAAGTAGTGGAAGAAGGCGGGAAAAGATGGTCCAAGCCGCACGTGGCTTCTTTGTCAATGCAGACGATTTTTAACCTGAGGAAGGCCCTGAAGGATTCTCCCGTCATCATGGACTACGACTGTCATACGTTATCTCAAGTCATCG ACAAATTCACGGATGAATGGGTGGATACCAACCAGTTAGATCCGAGATACAGACCCCACATCCGGGACGTTGCCCTTAAAGGTCATAAGCACCGCCATGTGAAGAGAGCGCGAAATCTGAGACGAGGATCCACAGCAACACGCCCCCTAGCGGACATAGCGGATGAATCAA GTATGGACAACAGTTCGGCACAGCTTCCCACGTCAGCGAGTTTTGCCAGCATCAACAGTGATGGTTTAGGCAGTAGCAACAGCAATAATGAACTTCACGATCACGATATGGGTATGGGGATGGTTGAGAGCCCCTCCCAGGCATCCCTTTCCCACAACTGGAAG CCCAATACCAGCTTCTTAAGAAAAATCCCTAAAGATTCCCATGTTGCGAACATCATGGTGGGGGAGGTGGAAGATCTTCCCAACCGTGTGATGGGGTTCATGCGTCTAAAGGAACCCCGGCTGTTGCAAAATGACCTAAGCGAGGTCAATATTCCCACTCGCTTCGTGTTCTTCTGCCTGGGCAAACGTGGCGAGGAGGAGGAATTGGTGGAGTTTGGACGGTGCATGGGGACAATGATGGTGGATGAG ATTTTCCGTGAGGTGGCATACAAAGCGCGTGACCGTGACGATCTCTTGGCGGGATTGGATGAGTTTATGGAGCAGGTGATTGTGCTGCCACCGGGTGAATGGGACCCAAAGATCCGCCTGGAACCACCAGGAAAAGTTCAGTCCCAG GAACACAGGCGTCAGTCCGTCGTGCCCGGAAGTCCTGGTTCTCCGAGTCTGCCGGTGAAGAAGGCGGAAGAAGCTGAGGAGGAGTCTCATATCGATCCGTCATTGGTCAGGTCAAAAAT ACCGTTTAAAGGCCTCGTTGACGACATCAAAAGAAAGGTTCCCTTCTATCTATCAGACTACAAAGACGCTCTCCATGTGCAATGTCTGGGCTCATTTGTGTACGTGTTCTTGGGGACCTTGACACCCAACGTCACCTTTGGAGGCTTGCTAGGTCAAGCCACTGACCAGTACAtg GGAGTTATGGAGTGCATCTTCGCCGCGGCGGTGACGGGAATCCTGTTTGCTCTGTTCGGGGGACAGCCATTGAACATTTTGGGAAGCACCGGTCCGATGTTGGTCTTGGAGGCCATCATTTACAATCTTTGCAA GGACAACGATTGGGACTTCATGCCGATGCGGTTTTGGGTCGGGATGTGGACTGTCGGATTCATTCTCTTGATTGTCATCTTTAACCTGAGCGCATTAGTGAAGTACATCACACGATTTACCGAGGAAAGCTTTGCGACGTTAATCGCTGTGATTTTCATAGTGGAAGCCTTCAAAAAAGTTATAGAGATTGGATCCGATAGCCCTGTCAATTTTCATCCGAATGACCCATTGCCAAGTTGTGAGTGCATACCACGTGACTGCAACACCACCGGACTAACCACTGCCGCAGCTGTTGCTACAACCGGGTTGTCAACAGCTCTTCCATCCACCACCCCAGAAATTGTCAACTACACATGTGCTGACCTAACCAACATGACCATCAACTGGGCCTCACTCTCAAATGAGACATGCATGATGTTTGGTGGTCACATGGCAGGACATGGATGTGAAGTTGAATACGTTGCAGACGTTTTCTTCTTCTCCATCCTCCTGTTCATAGGAACCTTTGCACTCACACTGTCTCTTGTAGACTTCAAGAGAACCACCCTGTTCCCTACTGTT ATTCGTCAGAGAATCGGGGACTTTGGGGTTCTCATCGCTATCATCATCATGGTCCTCATCGATTTTCTAGTGGGCATCAACACACCCAAATTGATCGTCCCCGATGAGTTTAAG CCAACCCGCCGCGCCCAGTGGATAGTAAACCCCTTCAGTGACCGCAATCCATGGTGGCTCTACCTGGCGGCAGGCGTTCCCGCGCTTCTTTCCACCATCTTGATTTTCTTGGATCAGCAGATCACAGCGGTTATTGTCAAtagaaaagaaaataaattaaag aaAGGAGTTGGATACCATCTAGACATGTTTGTCGTGGctatttgtgttggcatccacTCGCTCCTCGGACTCCCTTGGTATGTTGCTGCAACAGTCTCTGCACTTGCGCACATTAACAGTCTGAAGAAGGAGTCCGAGTGCACAGCCCCTGGTGACAAACCATCTTTCTTGGGAGTCAG AGAACAAAGGGTTACCGCCCTTGGTATCGGCGTTCTGAGTGGCTGTGCTGTTCTCATCACATCAGTGCTCAAG TATATTCCGATGCCAGTTCTATACGGAGTGTTTTTCTATATGGGATTTTCAGCTCTCCGGGGAATGCAG CTCGTTGATCGTCTTTTCCTGTTCATCCAACCCGTCAAATACCAGCCTGATCTTCCATATGTTCGCCATGTTCCACTATGGCGAATCCATATTTTCACCATTGTCCAGATTGTCTGTCTAGTTATTCTCTGGGTGGTGAAAACTATCAAGGTCATATCAATTGGATTTCCCATGATG